In one window of Bombus fervidus isolate BK054 chromosome 4, iyBomFerv1, whole genome shotgun sequence DNA:
- the Blimp-1 gene encoding PR domain zinc finger protein 1 isoform X2 — translation MEASEWDHATLREEEFEQHAVYLVPDVAASPGDTNRAEASLPRNLVLKPSQALNDVLGVWSTSYIPKGTRFGPLVGQVYTKDSVPADANRKYFWRVYKNNELFYYIDGYDVQKSNWMRYVNPAYSSESQNLIACQYKMNIYFYTIKPILPNQELLVWYCREFAERLNYPLTGELMLQRIRQQVQQSTLPTEIPPTVDVVSPLKDSSIYERRSQMTPTDGSVRSDEGYHSNGYHDEILTPPEESSESDSENNYVLDFSKNAKTSVCNNEVLKQDNAVAKNEYRKVKIKITKTYGNFQASKNLDANGKDKDQELPSRAVTPELQKPVSPIILQKNAVLTTVTEDEIPEKNPKPFYESEVKGALPVSGRPGYLTSPSNSILENILLRSSTDNNNNSHNHHHNGTQQHHQIHHQTHADSVTPPPSSPTEMAYSYKKSHRYGNILPCSPDSSSNLPMQADTCVNSTTNGNSTLPMQSPTSNLHSSTGNLHSSTGNLHSSTGPSNVLQSHPGNIHSSSNSNNHHSSANVLSSSTVLTSTSNLHSSTTSSSCPPKRKTKSPSPSANPTGASTPTILYSSSGGCQIESSPVYPTSAANSNQSVSPISPIQSPSSYPYGIYHQNGSLHHNVAPLSINCTAYSPTPSGNVVYERADGRRLEAATSSHQLPTSSTMQIDSNQTLIAGTHNLHLGHHPGLTIHANSSSLNRYSPASSLSPDDHGCSQSGSLSPNSQGSRGYRSLPYPLKKKDGKMHYECNVCCKTFGQLSNLKVHLRTHSGERPFKCNVCTKSFTQLAHLQKHHLVHTGEKPHQCEICKKRFSSTSNLKTHLRLHSGQKPYACDLCPAKFTQFVHLKLHKRLHTNERPYTCQGCDKKYISASGLRTHWKTTSCRPNNIEDELALAAAVGSPTYYEYGPDMNVGNMPKECELEHIDNYERHGSTHGPHSTSLHNLENSVGRPSVIETSQPHIIECT, via the exons ATGGAGGCCAGCGAGTGGGATCACGCGACCTTGAGGGAAGAGGAATTCGAGCAGCATGCCGTATATTTGGTACCGGATGTGGCGGCATCGCCAGGCGATACCAATCGTGCGGAGGCATCCCTGCCAAGAAATTTGGTCCTCAAACCTTCTCAGGCCCTCAACGAT GTTTTGGGAGTGTGGAGCACAAGTTACATTCCCAAGGGAACACGGTTCGGTCCTCTCGTGGGACAAGTGTACACCAAGGACTCGGTGCCGGCCGACGCGAACCGGAAGTACTTCTGGAGG GTGTACAAAAACAACGAGCTGTTCTACTACATCGATGGTTATGACGTCCAGAAATCAAATTGGATGCGTTACGTAAACCCGGCTTATTCGTCCGAATCGCAGAATTTAATAGCATGCCAGTATAAG atgaacatttatttttacacaatCAAACCAATACTACCGAACCAAGAGCTTCTGGTGTGGTATTGTCGAGAGTTCGCAGAAAGGCTCAATTACCCACTAACGGGTGAATTAATGCTTCAAAGAATAC GACAACAAGTACAACAATCTACGTTACCAACGGAAATTCCACCTACGGTGGACGTGGTGTCACCGTTAAAAGATTCATCGATTTACGAGAGACGCTCGCAAATGACCCCAACGGACGGTTCCGTTAGATCGGACGAAGGCTATCATTCCAATGGTTATCACGACGAGATCCTCACGCCCCCGGAAGAGAGCAGCGAGTCGGACTCGGAGAACAATTACGTGCTAGATTTCAGCAAGAACGCGAAAACGTCGGTATGCAACAACGAGGTGCTCAAACAGGACAATGCAGTTGCGAAGAACGAGTACAGGAAGGTTAAGATCAAGATCACCAAGACCTACGGGAACTTCCAGGCGTCGAAGAACCTAGACGCTAACGGAAAGGACAAAGATCAAGAATTGCCGAGCAGAGCTGTGACCCCGGAACTACAGAAACCGGTGTCACCCATAATTCTTCAGAAGAACGCCGTCCTGACGACGGTAACCGAAGATGAAATTCCAGAGAAAAACCCAAAGCCCTTTTACGAGTCCGAGGTCAAGGGTGCTTTGCCCGTTTCCGGGAGACCAGGCTATCTGACCAGCCCGAGTAACTCTATCCTCGAAAATATCCTTCTTCGTAGCAGTACCGATAACAATAACAACAGCCACAACCATCATCACAATGGAACGCAGCAACACCATCAGATTCATCATCAAACGCATGCCGATTCGGTCACGCCACCGCCATCCAGTCCAACGGAAATGGCGTACTCTTACAAAAAGTCTCATCGCTACGGAAACATTCTACCTTGCAGTCCCGATTCCAGTTCAAATCTGCCTATGCAAGCGGACACGTGCGTCAATTCCACTACCAATGGTAACAGCACGCTGCCGATGCAAAGTCCGACGAGTAACTTGCATTCGAGCACGGGAAACCTTCACTCGAGTACAGGCAATCTACACTCCAGTACCGGACCTAGCAACGTTCTACAGTCTCATCCAGGGAACATCCATTCGTCCAGCAATTCCAACAATCACCATTCCAGCGCGAACGTTCTGTCGTCTAGCACGGTACTGACATCCACGAGTAACCTTCACTCTTCGACGACATCCAGTAGCTGCCCGCCTAAGAGAAAGACCAAGAGTCCGTCACCGTCTGCCAATCCCACGGGTGCGTCCACCCCGACGATCTTGTACTCCAGTTCCGGCGGATGTCAAATAGAATCCAGCCCGGTGTATCCGACCTCCGCGGCGAACAGCAATCAGAGTGTTTCGCCCATTTCACCTATTCAATCGCCTTCGTCCTATCCCTACGGCATTTATCATCAGAATGGCTCGCTGCATCACAACGTGGCGCCATTGTCTATCAATTGCACCGCCTATTCGCCAACCCCTAGCGGAAACGTGGTTTACGAGAGAGCCGATGGAAGAAGGCTGGAGGCTGCCACGAGCAGTCACCAATTGCCGACCTCGTCGACCATGCAAATCGACAGTAACCAAACGTTAATAGCTGGCACGCACAATCTTCACCTGGGTCATCACCCTGGCCTCACCATTCATGCCAACTCTTCGTCATTAAACCGATACTCGCCCGCGAGTTCTTTATCCCCGGACGACCACGGTTGTTCGCAGAGTGGTTCGTTGAGTCCGAACTCGCAAGGATCCAGGGGCTACAGGTCGTTACCATACCCATTAAAGAAGAAGGACGGAAAAATGCACTACGAATGCAACGTCTGCTGCAAGACGTTCGGCCAACTGTCGAATCTCAAGGTGCACCTGAGGACTCATTCCGGTGAGAGACCATTCAAGTGTAACGTTTGCACCAAGAGTTTCACTCAGCTAGCTCATCTACAGAAACATCATCTCGTGCATACAG GTGAAAAACCACATCAATGCGAAATCTGCAAGAAGAGGTTCAGCTCGACCTCAAATCTGAAGACTCACCTGAGACTGCACTCCGGCCAAAAGCCCTATGCTTGTGACCTGTGCCCCGCGAAGTTTACTCAGTTCGTTCACCTCAAGTTACATAAGAGGTTACACACGAACGAAAGGCCCTACACCTGTCAAGGTTGCGACAAGAAGTACATTAGCGCGAGCGGTCTTAGGACCCATTGGAAGACAACCAGTTGCAGACCAAATAATATCGAGGATGAACTTGCCCTAGCCGCGGCCGTGGGTTCGCCGACGTATTACGAATACGGCCCGGACATGAACGTCG GAAATATGCCGAAGGAATGCGAACTGGAGCACATCGATAATTACGAGAGGCACGGATCCACGCATGGCCCACACTCGACGTCTCTTCACAACCTGGAGAATTCCG
- the Blimp-1 gene encoding PR domain zinc finger protein 1 isoform X1, translated as MEASEWDHATLREEEFEQHAVYLVPDVAASPGDTNRAEASLPRNLVLKPSQALNDVRSSAKESFLETSSVLGVWSTSYIPKGTRFGPLVGQVYTKDSVPADANRKYFWRVYKNNELFYYIDGYDVQKSNWMRYVNPAYSSESQNLIACQYKMNIYFYTIKPILPNQELLVWYCREFAERLNYPLTGELMLQRIRQQVQQSTLPTEIPPTVDVVSPLKDSSIYERRSQMTPTDGSVRSDEGYHSNGYHDEILTPPEESSESDSENNYVLDFSKNAKTSVCNNEVLKQDNAVAKNEYRKVKIKITKTYGNFQASKNLDANGKDKDQELPSRAVTPELQKPVSPIILQKNAVLTTVTEDEIPEKNPKPFYESEVKGALPVSGRPGYLTSPSNSILENILLRSSTDNNNNSHNHHHNGTQQHHQIHHQTHADSVTPPPSSPTEMAYSYKKSHRYGNILPCSPDSSSNLPMQADTCVNSTTNGNSTLPMQSPTSNLHSSTGNLHSSTGNLHSSTGPSNVLQSHPGNIHSSSNSNNHHSSANVLSSSTVLTSTSNLHSSTTSSSCPPKRKTKSPSPSANPTGASTPTILYSSSGGCQIESSPVYPTSAANSNQSVSPISPIQSPSSYPYGIYHQNGSLHHNVAPLSINCTAYSPTPSGNVVYERADGRRLEAATSSHQLPTSSTMQIDSNQTLIAGTHNLHLGHHPGLTIHANSSSLNRYSPASSLSPDDHGCSQSGSLSPNSQGSRGYRSLPYPLKKKDGKMHYECNVCCKTFGQLSNLKVHLRTHSGERPFKCNVCTKSFTQLAHLQKHHLVHTGEKPHQCEICKKRFSSTSNLKTHLRLHSGQKPYACDLCPAKFTQFVHLKLHKRLHTNERPYTCQGCDKKYISASGLRTHWKTTSCRPNNIEDELALAAAVGSPTYYEYGPDMNVGNMPKECELEHIDNYERHGSTHGPHSTSLHNLENSVGRPSVIETSQPHIIECT; from the exons ATGGAGGCCAGCGAGTGGGATCACGCGACCTTGAGGGAAGAGGAATTCGAGCAGCATGCCGTATATTTGGTACCGGATGTGGCGGCATCGCCAGGCGATACCAATCGTGCGGAGGCATCCCTGCCAAGAAATTTGGTCCTCAAACCTTCTCAGGCCCTCAACGATGTACGTTCCTCCGCCAAAGAATCCTTTCTCGAGACCTCCTCG GTTTTGGGAGTGTGGAGCACAAGTTACATTCCCAAGGGAACACGGTTCGGTCCTCTCGTGGGACAAGTGTACACCAAGGACTCGGTGCCGGCCGACGCGAACCGGAAGTACTTCTGGAGG GTGTACAAAAACAACGAGCTGTTCTACTACATCGATGGTTATGACGTCCAGAAATCAAATTGGATGCGTTACGTAAACCCGGCTTATTCGTCCGAATCGCAGAATTTAATAGCATGCCAGTATAAG atgaacatttatttttacacaatCAAACCAATACTACCGAACCAAGAGCTTCTGGTGTGGTATTGTCGAGAGTTCGCAGAAAGGCTCAATTACCCACTAACGGGTGAATTAATGCTTCAAAGAATAC GACAACAAGTACAACAATCTACGTTACCAACGGAAATTCCACCTACGGTGGACGTGGTGTCACCGTTAAAAGATTCATCGATTTACGAGAGACGCTCGCAAATGACCCCAACGGACGGTTCCGTTAGATCGGACGAAGGCTATCATTCCAATGGTTATCACGACGAGATCCTCACGCCCCCGGAAGAGAGCAGCGAGTCGGACTCGGAGAACAATTACGTGCTAGATTTCAGCAAGAACGCGAAAACGTCGGTATGCAACAACGAGGTGCTCAAACAGGACAATGCAGTTGCGAAGAACGAGTACAGGAAGGTTAAGATCAAGATCACCAAGACCTACGGGAACTTCCAGGCGTCGAAGAACCTAGACGCTAACGGAAAGGACAAAGATCAAGAATTGCCGAGCAGAGCTGTGACCCCGGAACTACAGAAACCGGTGTCACCCATAATTCTTCAGAAGAACGCCGTCCTGACGACGGTAACCGAAGATGAAATTCCAGAGAAAAACCCAAAGCCCTTTTACGAGTCCGAGGTCAAGGGTGCTTTGCCCGTTTCCGGGAGACCAGGCTATCTGACCAGCCCGAGTAACTCTATCCTCGAAAATATCCTTCTTCGTAGCAGTACCGATAACAATAACAACAGCCACAACCATCATCACAATGGAACGCAGCAACACCATCAGATTCATCATCAAACGCATGCCGATTCGGTCACGCCACCGCCATCCAGTCCAACGGAAATGGCGTACTCTTACAAAAAGTCTCATCGCTACGGAAACATTCTACCTTGCAGTCCCGATTCCAGTTCAAATCTGCCTATGCAAGCGGACACGTGCGTCAATTCCACTACCAATGGTAACAGCACGCTGCCGATGCAAAGTCCGACGAGTAACTTGCATTCGAGCACGGGAAACCTTCACTCGAGTACAGGCAATCTACACTCCAGTACCGGACCTAGCAACGTTCTACAGTCTCATCCAGGGAACATCCATTCGTCCAGCAATTCCAACAATCACCATTCCAGCGCGAACGTTCTGTCGTCTAGCACGGTACTGACATCCACGAGTAACCTTCACTCTTCGACGACATCCAGTAGCTGCCCGCCTAAGAGAAAGACCAAGAGTCCGTCACCGTCTGCCAATCCCACGGGTGCGTCCACCCCGACGATCTTGTACTCCAGTTCCGGCGGATGTCAAATAGAATCCAGCCCGGTGTATCCGACCTCCGCGGCGAACAGCAATCAGAGTGTTTCGCCCATTTCACCTATTCAATCGCCTTCGTCCTATCCCTACGGCATTTATCATCAGAATGGCTCGCTGCATCACAACGTGGCGCCATTGTCTATCAATTGCACCGCCTATTCGCCAACCCCTAGCGGAAACGTGGTTTACGAGAGAGCCGATGGAAGAAGGCTGGAGGCTGCCACGAGCAGTCACCAATTGCCGACCTCGTCGACCATGCAAATCGACAGTAACCAAACGTTAATAGCTGGCACGCACAATCTTCACCTGGGTCATCACCCTGGCCTCACCATTCATGCCAACTCTTCGTCATTAAACCGATACTCGCCCGCGAGTTCTTTATCCCCGGACGACCACGGTTGTTCGCAGAGTGGTTCGTTGAGTCCGAACTCGCAAGGATCCAGGGGCTACAGGTCGTTACCATACCCATTAAAGAAGAAGGACGGAAAAATGCACTACGAATGCAACGTCTGCTGCAAGACGTTCGGCCAACTGTCGAATCTCAAGGTGCACCTGAGGACTCATTCCGGTGAGAGACCATTCAAGTGTAACGTTTGCACCAAGAGTTTCACTCAGCTAGCTCATCTACAGAAACATCATCTCGTGCATACAG GTGAAAAACCACATCAATGCGAAATCTGCAAGAAGAGGTTCAGCTCGACCTCAAATCTGAAGACTCACCTGAGACTGCACTCCGGCCAAAAGCCCTATGCTTGTGACCTGTGCCCCGCGAAGTTTACTCAGTTCGTTCACCTCAAGTTACATAAGAGGTTACACACGAACGAAAGGCCCTACACCTGTCAAGGTTGCGACAAGAAGTACATTAGCGCGAGCGGTCTTAGGACCCATTGGAAGACAACCAGTTGCAGACCAAATAATATCGAGGATGAACTTGCCCTAGCCGCGGCCGTGGGTTCGCCGACGTATTACGAATACGGCCCGGACATGAACGTCG GAAATATGCCGAAGGAATGCGAACTGGAGCACATCGATAATTACGAGAGGCACGGATCCACGCATGGCCCACACTCGACGTCTCTTCACAACCTGGAGAATTCCG